From Microcystis aeruginosa NIES-2549, a single genomic window includes:
- a CDS encoding NAD(P)/FAD-dependent oxidoreductase: MTKIVIIGAGIVGATIAYELSAIAGLEITLIDEKKPGQGATGAALGILMGIISHKTKGRAWKLRQESLKRYETLLPELESLTGLTIPCNRDGIVLLRSSAEDEENWRKLAQIRQEQGYCLEIWDKETLKQKCPQVAGEHLQGAIYSPSDRQINPVLLTEALVTAAARRGVKCKFGVKVENFGKTELQGANLRQCTQVYSSNGIEETDSLILCAGIGATALTETLTHPVEIRPVLGQALQIKLTQPLESSDFKPILTGNDLHILPLARAEYWIGATVEFMDEKGEIIADTALLEQVYQKAITFCPSLAAGAIVRTWSGKRPRPEKKSAPIIEYLPGYDNVILATGHYRNGVLLAPATAKIVREMLSGKLGLAEKVC; encoded by the coding sequence ATGACTAAAATTGTCATCATCGGTGCGGGGATAGTGGGGGCCACCATTGCCTACGAATTAAGCGCCATCGCAGGATTAGAAATTACCCTCATCGATGAAAAAAAACCGGGACAAGGAGCAACCGGGGCAGCCCTAGGGATTTTAATGGGCATTATCAGCCATAAAACCAAAGGTAGAGCCTGGAAACTGCGGCAAGAAAGTTTAAAACGCTACGAAACCCTCCTTCCTGAGCTAGAATCCCTCACCGGACTGACTATTCCCTGTAACCGTGATGGTATTGTCCTACTGCGATCGAGTGCCGAAGACGAAGAAAATTGGCGCAAGTTAGCCCAAATCCGCCAAGAACAGGGATATTGTCTAGAAATCTGGGATAAAGAGACTTTAAAGCAAAAATGTCCCCAGGTGGCCGGGGAGCATCTCCAGGGTGCTATCTATTCTCCCAGTGATCGTCAAATTAACCCAGTCCTGCTCACGGAGGCTCTCGTCACTGCTGCGGCAAGAAGGGGGGTAAAATGTAAATTTGGGGTAAAAGTTGAAAATTTCGGGAAGACAGAGCTTCAAGGTGCTAATTTGAGGCAATGCACCCAGGTTTATAGTTCCAATGGTATAGAGGAAACCGACTCTTTGATTCTTTGTGCGGGAATCGGTGCCACTGCTTTAACCGAAACTCTTACCCATCCAGTGGAAATCCGACCGGTTTTAGGGCAAGCTTTACAGATAAAATTGACGCAACCCTTAGAAAGTTCCGATTTTAAGCCGATTTTAACGGGAAATGACCTGCATATTCTGCCTTTGGCCCGAGCAGAATACTGGATTGGAGCAACGGTGGAATTTATGGACGAAAAGGGCGAAATTATCGCCGATACTGCCCTATTAGAACAAGTGTATCAAAAGGCGATCACTTTTTGTCCCTCTTTGGCTGCGGGTGCGATCGTGCGTACTTGGTCCGGTAAGCGACCGCGACCGGAGAAAAAATCCGCTCCCATCATCGAATATTTGCCCGGATACGATAACGTTATTCTGGCCACGGGACACTACCGCAACGGGGTTTTATTGGCCCCCGCTACCGCTAAAATCGTCAGGGAAATGTTAAGTGGTAAGTTAGGGTTGGCTGAAAAAGTTTGTTGA
- a CDS encoding DUF4870 domain-containing protein: protein MRKILRERSRNSNREVWESPSVYGGEDVNSDDGTVKENAKEALNFHLNMWLYYLIAGILVWVLIGYLLLPILAVVNIVLPILAILQVWKDAYKVFRYPFIFRVL from the coding sequence GTGCGAAAAATCCTTCGGGAAAGAAGCAGAAACTCAAATCGTGAGGTTTGGGAATCGCCGTCCGTTTACGGCGGTGAGGATGTCAATTCTGATGATGGAACGGTGAAGGAAAACGCCAAAGAAGCTTTAAACTTTCACCTGAATATGTGGTTATACTACCTAATTGCTGGGATTCTGGTTTGGGTTTTAATCGGTTATTTGCTCTTACCGATTCTTGCTGTGGTGAACATTGTTCTCCCCATTCTTGCTATCCTGCAAGTCTGGAAAGATGCCTATAAGGTTTTCCGTTATCCTTTCATTTTCAGGGTTCTGTAA
- the psaK gene encoding photosystem I reaction center subunit PsaK: MYSTLLMAATAVQGSSEWSPKVAIVMIICNILAIAFGKATIKQQNVGPALPSPALFGGMGLGALLGTTSFGHVLGAGVILGLSRLGVI; this comes from the coding sequence ATGTATTCAACCCTATTAATGGCCGCTACCGCCGTGCAAGGTTCCAGCGAATGGAGTCCCAAAGTGGCGATTGTCATGATTATCTGCAATATTCTCGCTATTGCCTTCGGTAAAGCGACTATTAAACAACAAAATGTCGGTCCTGCTTTACCTTCCCCCGCTTTATTCGGTGGTATGGGATTAGGCGCTTTACTGGGTACTACCAGTTTTGGTCATGTCCTCGGCGCCGGTGTCATCCTCGGTCTTTCCCGTCTGGGAGTTATCTAA
- a CDS encoding DUF433 domain-containing protein, with amino-acid sequence MVKASSPLSLEHLYHVPTYTIADTARYLHIPLPTLRTWVRGRTYPTKKGQKEFLPLIQRPNPNIPQLSFTNLVEAHVLRVIRKVHNIPLDKVRLALDYISEQFNTDHPLVQKQFSTDGTDLFIEQFEHLINASRSGQLTMKQFLNNLLTRIEWDEQDIATRLFPTIDINGEDFSNKVLKIDPNISFGKPVITGTGIPTKVVTELYDAGDSIEDIANDYNCQPWQIEKAILFECNWQAA; translated from the coding sequence ATGGTCAAAGCATCATCTCCCTTATCTCTAGAGCATCTCTATCATGTTCCCACCTACACTATAGCCGATACTGCGCGCTATCTCCATATTCCTTTGCCCACTCTGAGAACGTGGGTACGAGGACGCACCTACCCGACAAAAAAAGGACAAAAAGAGTTTTTACCCCTCATTCAACGACCTAATCCGAATATTCCGCAACTTTCCTTTACTAACTTAGTGGAAGCGCACGTTTTAAGAGTTATTCGCAAAGTTCATAACATCCCTCTCGATAAAGTTAGACTGGCCCTAGACTATATTAGTGAACAATTTAACACCGATCATCCTCTGGTTCAAAAACAATTTAGTACCGATGGAACTGACCTTTTTATCGAACAATTTGAGCATTTAATTAATGCCTCCCGTTCGGGACAATTGACGATGAAACAATTCTTAAATAATCTCTTAACTCGTATTGAATGGGATGAACAAGATATCGCCACACGGCTTTTTCCCACTATCGACATAAATGGGGAAGACTTCAGCAATAAAGTCCTAAAGATAGACCCTAATATTTCCTTCGGAAAACCCGTGATCACAGGAACAGGAATTCCCACTAAAGTTGTCACAGAACTTTATGATGCGGGGGACTCTATAGAAGATATTGCCAATGATTATAATTGTCAACCTTGGCAAATTGAAAAAGCGATTTTATTCGAGTGCAATTGGCAAGCGGCATGA
- a CDS encoding YcjF family protein, producing the protein MTDKLPIDSLVNTWNSLTGEVMKRLPIDQLTNTVLQWFSVSDTQVAEILEKVRQELPTTEALLIGKPQTGKSSIIRGITGVSAEIVGQGFRPHTQNTQRYTYPAEDLPLLIFTDTVGLGDAYQHTDTVIAELLADLSENTGRAQVFIVTVKINDFATDSLLEITKQLRQKYPKIPCLLAVTCLHQLYPPNTADHPPYPPDCEDINRAYQEIKETFKDLYDNSVLIDFTLEEDGYNPVFYGLEAFRDNLADLLPKAEANTIHQLLDRETSNKLGNLYRDVARRYMLAFSVIAATLAAIPLPLATMPVLTALQVSMVGVLGKLYGQVLTPSQAGGVVSAIAGGFLAQAIGRELVKFIPGFGSVIAASWSAAYTWALGEGACVYFGDLMGGKKPDPKRIQRVMKEAFSAAQERFKNVATGEDKM; encoded by the coding sequence ATGACTGATAAACTGCCCATTGATTCTTTGGTCAATACTTGGAATAGTCTCACGGGGGAAGTGATGAAAAGACTCCCCATCGACCAGTTGACTAATACTGTCCTCCAGTGGTTTAGTGTTAGTGACACTCAAGTGGCGGAAATTTTAGAAAAAGTCCGTCAAGAATTACCCACCACCGAGGCGCTGTTAATCGGCAAACCGCAAACGGGAAAAAGTTCGATTATTCGGGGAATAACGGGAGTTTCGGCGGAAATCGTCGGGCAAGGTTTCCGTCCCCACACCCAAAACACCCAGCGCTACACCTACCCCGCGGAAGACTTACCCCTGTTGATTTTTACCGATACGGTGGGGTTAGGGGATGCCTATCAACACACAGACACGGTAATCGCGGAATTATTAGCAGATTTAAGCGAAAACACGGGACGCGCCCAAGTTTTTATCGTGACGGTAAAAATTAATGATTTTGCCACCGATAGCCTCCTAGAAATTACCAAACAACTGCGGCAAAAATACCCTAAAATCCCCTGTTTACTGGCTGTAACCTGTCTTCATCAGCTTTATCCTCCTAATACCGCCGATCATCCCCCTTATCCTCCCGATTGCGAGGATATCAATCGCGCCTATCAAGAAATTAAAGAAACTTTTAAGGATTTATATGACAATTCTGTGCTAATAGATTTTACCCTAGAAGAAGACGGTTATAACCCCGTTTTTTACGGTTTAGAGGCATTTAGAGACAATTTAGCCGATTTATTGCCAAAAGCCGAGGCTAACACCATCCACCAACTTTTAGATCGGGAAACCAGCAATAAATTAGGCAATCTCTATCGGGACGTGGCCCGACGCTATATGTTAGCCTTTTCCGTCATAGCGGCAACCTTGGCGGCGATTCCCTTACCCTTAGCGACTATGCCCGTGTTAACCGCCCTACAAGTGTCAATGGTGGGGGTTTTAGGCAAATTATACGGTCAAGTCTTAACCCCATCCCAAGCCGGCGGAGTCGTCAGTGCGATCGCTGGCGGCTTTTTGGCCCAGGCCATCGGTCGGGAATTGGTGAAATTTATCCCCGGTTTTGGCAGTGTTATCGCCGCTTCTTGGTCCGCTGCCTATACCTGGGCCCTAGGAGAGGGTGCTTGTGTCTATTTTGGCGATTTAATGGGGGGTAAAAAACCCGATCCTAAGAGGATTCAAAGGGTGATGAAAGAGGCTTTTTCTGCTGCCCAAGAAAGATTTAAAAATGTCGCTACAGGGGAAGATAAAATGTAG
- a CDS encoding amino acid ABC transporter permease has translation MTLPQKNSFWYDERFQKIFLQVIILLIVCLIFWFFGRNLVINFQRLRLSFGFGFLFDTDRPASFAIGDSPIAYSPTDTYFRALLVGLVNSLRIMITGIFLAISLGIVIGLGRLSDNWLIRQLATIYVETIRNTPLLLQLFFWYFAVFLKLPKIEESLEFFGRVFLNNSGVYLPFPANSFRTWLALFIIALGIIISLFLSLKNKLSLCLTSLILLIIIPLIWGLQWQSPQVNPLNQNIDFGLHLSSEFATLLIGLTVYTAAFIAETVRGGIQSVNRGQWEAAKALGLKPLLVMRLVIFPQALPVIIPPLTNECLNLVKNSSLAIAIGYNDIYAISSTIANQTGKAVEMLIVVMATYLFFNLVISLAMNQLNQRVKIQER, from the coding sequence ATGACTCTACCTCAAAAAAATTCTTTTTGGTACGATGAGCGATTTCAGAAGATTTTTCTACAGGTAATTATCCTGCTAATTGTCTGCCTAATTTTCTGGTTTTTTGGTCGCAATTTAGTGATTAATTTCCAACGCTTACGCTTAAGTTTTGGCTTTGGCTTTCTCTTTGATACTGACCGACCAGCTTCTTTTGCGATTGGTGACTCTCCTATTGCCTACAGTCCCACCGATACCTATTTTCGCGCTCTTTTGGTGGGATTAGTTAATTCTCTCCGCATTATGATTACTGGCATATTTTTGGCGATTAGTCTGGGAATAGTCATCGGGTTAGGTCGCTTGTCGGATAATTGGTTAATTCGTCAGTTGGCAACAATTTATGTGGAAACTATTCGCAATACTCCCCTATTATTACAATTATTTTTCTGGTATTTTGCTGTATTTTTGAAACTGCCGAAAATTGAGGAATCTTTAGAGTTTTTTGGCAGGGTATTTTTAAATAACTCAGGAGTTTATTTGCCTTTCCCCGCTAATAGTTTTAGGACATGGTTAGCCTTATTTATCATTGCTTTAGGAATAATTATTTCATTATTTTTATCCCTAAAAAATAAACTTAGTTTATGTCTAACTAGCCTAATACTCCTAATTATAATTCCTCTAATCTGGGGTTTACAATGGCAAAGTCCCCAAGTTAATCCTCTTAATCAAAATATTGACTTTGGTTTACATCTTTCTTCTGAGTTTGCCACCCTCTTAATCGGTTTAACTGTTTATACAGCTGCCTTTATTGCGGAAACGGTACGGGGAGGGATTCAATCGGTTAATCGGGGACAATGGGAAGCAGCTAAAGCCTTGGGATTAAAACCTTTATTAGTGATGAGATTAGTAATTTTTCCCCAAGCTTTGCCAGTGATTATTCCTCCTTTAACTAATGAATGTTTAAATCTGGTTAAAAACTCTAGTTTAGCGATCGCTATTGGTTATAATGATATTTATGCTATCTCTAGTACCATCGCTAATCAGACAGGAAAAGCTGTAGAGATGTTAATAGTAGTTATGGCCACCTATTTATTCTTTAATCTGGTGATTTCTCTGGCTATGAATCAATTAAATCAACGGGTAAAAATTCAGGAAAGATAG
- the cdd gene encoding cytidine deaminase, translated as MTLSEQERQQLCDTAREVAKLSYSPYSRFRVGAAVLTDKKIYAGTNVENASYGLSLCAERATLAQIIAAGDREVRAIAIACIDGKDDISQLTPCGACRQWIAELAPQAEIIICGTQQNYRFNLSDLLPFSFRF; from the coding sequence ATGACCCTATCTGAACAAGAAAGACAACAACTCTGTGACACTGCTCGGGAAGTGGCGAAACTTTCCTATTCTCCCTATTCCCGTTTTCGGGTGGGGGCAGCGGTCTTGACAGATAAAAAGATTTATGCTGGTACTAATGTAGAGAACGCTAGTTATGGCTTGAGTTTGTGTGCGGAAAGGGCAACTTTAGCGCAAATCATCGCGGCGGGCGATCGAGAAGTACGGGCGATCGCTATAGCCTGTATCGATGGGAAGGATGATATTAGTCAGTTAACTCCCTGCGGAGCCTGTCGTCAATGGATAGCCGAATTAGCGCCGCAAGCGGAGATTATTATCTGTGGAACCCAGCAAAATTATCGTTTTAATCTCTCGGATTTACTGCCTTTTTCCTTTCGTTTTTAA
- a CDS encoding type ISP restriction/modification enzyme gives MSNSLPKYLEEITGIYQQGKATEHSYRPALKKLIESLNNNLQALNEPKRIACGAPDFVINQGIVEIGHLEAKDIGTSLKKVENTPQIKRYLQALGNLIITDHLEFRWYVSGELRLSASVASLNQKKQIKPDSQGILQVEQLFCQFFLSKVIQITTPRELAKKMAALAQLIRDAIGQALKDQDCGGMLRQQLQSFQRVLISDLNEAQFADMYAQTICYGLFAARCNTDQISSFSRETAAFRLPKTNPFLRGIFHQIAGTELDERITWAVDTLATILQQTDMDGILSSFGKRTRKQDPVVHFYETFLAEYDSKMRESRGVYYTPEPVVSYMVRSVDYILKNKFQIPKGLADAKKITIKNPNDSQETQEVHQVLILDPAVGTGTFLHSVIDHIYDSFRQQQGMWSSYVSKHLLPRLFGFELLMAPYTVAHMKLGLQLQELGYDFSADERLGIYLTNTLQEAFQIPPADGFLNRIRDEAESAQGVKQEHPVMVIIGNPPYSGHSVNTGDWIKELLKGKDIISGEKTASYFEVDEQPLAEKNPKWLNDDYVKFIRFSQWRIEKTGYGILAFVTNHGYLDNPTFRGMRQSLLKTFDDIYILDLHGNSKKKEVCPDGSPDQNVFDIQQGVAIGIFIKYHNSSSNLAKVYHADLWGKREIIENQVIVGGKYHWLDENDLYSTSWQELQPDSPFYLFKPQNINLRSEYDQFWKITEIMPVNVLGFQTHRDNFAIDFDKDKITKRFQELRENNLSNEDYTTKYDIKDNRDWKFNRVRQAIRLDDQWQNKITTCLYRPFDWRCCYFSTVAMDYPRRELIDHVLGKENLCLLAIRQMQDKVIYSHILVSKVPAIDRSFACSRGAASVFPLYLYPTNTPTLFETEPTNSPNGRRPNLAPEFINKLSAKLELEFISDGKGDEKKTFGPEDIFNYIYAVFHSPQYRQRYAEFLKIDFPRVPLTSNQELFWELVKKGDKLVHLHLMKATGKEISSYPVAGSNLVEQVKYNENKQQISINSDQYFAGIPPQIWNFYIGGYQVCQKWLKDRKGRHLSYDDLEHYQQIISILGESIAIMETIDIIINKYGGFPFS, from the coding sequence ATGAGTAACTCACTGCCAAAATATCTAGAGGAAATCACAGGCATCTATCAACAGGGTAAGGCCACAGAACACAGTTATCGTCCTGCTTTAAAAAAATTAATTGAATCCCTAAATAATAACCTACAAGCTCTCAATGAACCCAAAAGGATTGCTTGTGGCGCTCCAGATTTTGTGATTAATCAGGGTATAGTAGAAATTGGTCATCTGGAAGCAAAAGATATCGGAACTTCTCTCAAAAAGGTTGAAAATACTCCCCAAATAAAACGTTATTTACAGGCTTTGGGTAATTTAATTATCACTGATCATTTAGAATTTCGTTGGTATGTATCGGGAGAATTGCGTCTATCAGCGTCCGTGGCAAGTCTTAATCAAAAAAAGCAAATTAAGCCTGATTCCCAGGGTATTTTACAAGTAGAACAATTGTTCTGTCAATTTTTCCTCTCAAAAGTTATTCAGATAACAACACCGCGAGAATTAGCGAAAAAAATGGCCGCTTTAGCGCAGTTAATTCGAGACGCAATCGGCCAAGCTTTAAAAGATCAAGATTGCGGGGGAATGTTGCGGCAACAATTGCAATCTTTTCAACGAGTTTTAATTAGTGATCTCAATGAAGCGCAGTTCGCGGATATGTATGCACAAACAATCTGTTATGGTTTATTCGCAGCACGCTGTAATACGGATCAAATAAGTTCTTTTTCCCGAGAAACGGCAGCATTTCGACTACCGAAAACTAACCCTTTTTTGCGGGGAATTTTTCATCAAATTGCTGGTACAGAATTAGATGAGCGGATTACTTGGGCCGTGGATACTCTAGCGACTATTTTACAACAAACGGACATGGATGGTATTCTTAGCAGCTTTGGAAAACGCACACGCAAGCAGGATCCTGTGGTTCACTTTTATGAGACTTTTTTAGCCGAATACGATAGTAAAATGCGTGAGTCTAGGGGGGTTTATTATACCCCTGAACCCGTGGTTTCTTACATGGTTCGCAGTGTGGACTATATTCTAAAAAATAAGTTTCAGATTCCTAAAGGTTTGGCCGATGCCAAAAAAATTACGATTAAAAATCCTAATGATAGCCAAGAAACTCAGGAAGTTCACCAAGTTTTAATCCTCGATCCTGCTGTGGGAACTGGCACTTTTTTACACTCGGTTATCGACCATATCTATGATAGTTTTCGTCAACAGCAAGGGATGTGGTCTAGTTATGTCAGTAAACATTTATTACCCCGTCTCTTTGGGTTTGAATTACTGATGGCTCCCTACACCGTAGCACACATGAAATTAGGTTTACAACTTCAGGAATTAGGCTATGATTTTAGTGCCGATGAACGCTTAGGAATCTATCTCACCAACACCCTACAGGAAGCTTTTCAAATTCCCCCTGCTGATGGTTTTTTAAATCGCATTCGCGATGAAGCAGAGTCAGCGCAAGGTGTTAAGCAAGAACATCCTGTTATGGTGATTATTGGTAATCCACCCTACTCTGGACATTCCGTAAATACAGGAGACTGGATTAAGGAATTATTGAAGGGAAAAGATATTATTTCTGGAGAAAAAACTGCTAGTTATTTTGAAGTAGATGAGCAACCTTTAGCCGAAAAAAATCCCAAATGGTTAAATGATGATTATGTCAAATTTATTCGCTTTAGTCAATGGCGCATCGAGAAAACTGGTTATGGAATTTTAGCTTTTGTTACTAATCATGGTTATTTGGATAACCCAACTTTTCGGGGAATGCGTCAAAGTTTATTAAAAACTTTTGATGATATTTATATCCTCGATTTACACGGTAATAGTAAGAAAAAAGAAGTTTGTCCCGACGGTTCACCGGATCAAAATGTGTTTGATATTCAGCAAGGTGTAGCTATTGGTATTTTTATTAAATATCACAATAGTTCTTCAAATTTAGCTAAAGTTTATCATGCTGATTTATGGGGCAAAAGAGAAATAATTGAGAATCAAGTTATTGTCGGTGGTAAGTATCATTGGTTAGATGAAAATGATCTTTATTCTACTTCTTGGCAGGAATTACAACCTGATTCTCCTTTTTATCTATTTAAACCTCAGAATATTAATCTGCGCTCGGAATACGATCAATTTTGGAAGATTACTGAAATTATGCCAGTGAATGTCTTAGGATTTCAGACTCACCGAGATAATTTTGCTATAGATTTTGACAAAGATAAGATAACTAAAAGATTTCAAGAACTAAGAGAAAATAATCTTTCTAACGAAGATTATACTACTAAGTATGATATTAAAGATAACCGAGATTGGAAATTCAATAGAGTTCGTCAAGCAATTCGTTTAGATGACCAGTGGCAAAATAAAATAACTACTTGTCTATATCGTCCTTTTGATTGGCGTTGTTGCTATTTTAGTACAGTAGCAATGGACTATCCAAGACGGGAGTTAATTGATCATGTCTTGGGAAAAGAAAATTTATGCTTACTAGCTATTAGACAAATGCAAGATAAAGTTATATATTCTCATATACTTGTGTCTAAAGTTCCAGCTATTGATAGAAGTTTTGCTTGTTCAAGAGGCGCAGCTTCAGTATTCCCCCTCTATCTTTACCCAACCAATACCCCAACCTTATTTGAAACAGAACCAACCAACTCGCCAAATGGTCGCCGTCCCAATCTAGCGCCTGAATTTATTAACAAACTTTCGGCAAAACTTGAATTAGAATTTATCAGTGATGGCAAAGGAGACGAAAAGAAAACCTTTGGTCCGGAAGACATTTTTAACTATATTTATGCCGTCTTTCACTCTCCCCAATATCGCCAACGTTACGCCGAATTTTTAAAAATAGACTTTCCTCGTGTTCCCCTAACCAGTAATCAAGAATTATTCTGGGAATTAGTCAAAAAAGGTGACAAATTAGTACATTTACACCTAATGAAAGCAACGGGAAAAGAAATTAGTAGCTATCCCGTGGCGGGTTCTAATCTAGTCGAACAGGTGAAATATAACGAAAATAAACAACAAATTTCGATTAATTCTGACCAGTATTTTGCGGGGATTCCGCCCCAAATTTGGAACTTTTATATCGGCGGTTATCAAGTGTGTCAGAAGTGGCTAAAAGACCGCAAAGGTCGCCACCTTAGCTACGACGACCTAGAACATTATCAACAAATTATCTCCATTTTGGGCGAATCGATCGCAATTATGGAAACTATAGATATAATTATCAATAAATATGGTGGTTTCCCCTTTAGTTAA
- the rpmB gene encoding 50S ribosomal protein L28 gives MSRVCTMTGKKANNAYAVSHSHRRTKKLQEANLQWKRVWWSEGNRWVKLRISTKAIKTIEKKGLAVFAREVGLNLNLY, from the coding sequence ATGTCTAGAGTCTGTACTATGACGGGGAAAAAGGCCAATAACGCCTATGCGGTGTCCCATTCCCACCGTCGCACCAAAAAATTACAAGAAGCTAACCTACAATGGAAAAGAGTTTGGTGGTCGGAAGGCAACCGTTGGGTAAAACTACGCATCTCCACCAAAGCTATCAAAACCATTGAAAAGAAAGGATTAGCCGTCTTCGCTAGAGAAGTAGGCTTAAACTTGAATTTGTACTAA
- a CDS encoding DUF4336 domain-containing protein — translation MTKAAISPQDLSWPFWPIVPLYPYGQRRTIRQEVVKDTLWTFEQLQGIFYVVVPIRMTVIKLASGGLFVYAPVAPTPECIRLMRELEGEHGEVKYIILPTISGIEHKVFVGPFARYFPKAIVYVAPNQWSFPLNLPLSWLGLPAKRTEILPADSATTPLGKDFSYEILPAIDLNVGYFSEVAFFHHYSQTLLLTDGIISIPENPPAILELDPYPLLFHAKNSAKDLVEDNPENRRRGWQRICLFALYFQPPVLAVPNWIKVFRDAFTAQERSKKAYFGLFPFQWGDDWQRTFLNLRREGRLIVAPILQTLILNRNTDEVSQWVDRICQWPIKQVIPCHFASPIQADIQEFQQAFSFLLKDSYLPKDDLECLESIDSFLVRWRLTPPPDKKL, via the coding sequence ATGACAAAAGCCGCAATTAGTCCGCAAGATTTATCATGGCCTTTTTGGCCAATTGTACCACTTTATCCCTATGGTCAAAGACGGACAATTCGCCAAGAAGTGGTGAAAGATACGCTCTGGACATTTGAGCAATTGCAGGGTATTTTCTATGTGGTTGTGCCGATTCGCATGACGGTAATTAAGTTAGCATCCGGGGGTTTATTTGTTTATGCACCAGTGGCCCCGACTCCTGAATGTATTCGCTTAATGCGTGAGTTGGAAGGTGAACACGGGGAAGTTAAATATATTATTTTGCCGACGATTTCTGGGATTGAACATAAGGTTTTTGTTGGTCCTTTTGCCCGTTATTTTCCTAAGGCTATAGTTTATGTTGCTCCTAATCAATGGAGTTTTCCTCTTAATTTACCTTTGAGTTGGTTGGGTTTACCGGCAAAACGAACAGAAATTTTACCTGCTGACTCGGCAACCACTCCTTTAGGAAAAGATTTTAGTTATGAAATTTTACCCGCAATCGATCTGAATGTGGGATACTTCTCGGAAGTGGCTTTTTTTCATCACTACTCTCAAACTCTGCTGCTGACTGATGGCATTATTTCTATCCCAGAAAATCCTCCTGCTATTTTAGAATTAGACCCCTATCCGCTGCTGTTTCACGCTAAAAATAGTGCTAAGGATCTGGTAGAGGATAACCCAGAAAATCGCCGTCGGGGTTGGCAGAGAATTTGTCTTTTTGCTCTTTATTTTCAACCTCCTGTTTTAGCTGTTCCCAATTGGATTAAGGTGTTTAGAGATGCTTTTACTGCTCAGGAAAGGAGTAAAAAAGCCTATTTTGGTTTATTCCCTTTTCAATGGGGTGATGATTGGCAAAGGACTTTTTTAAATTTGCGTCGCGAGGGGAGGTTAATAGTAGCGCCAATTTTGCAAACTTTGATTCTTAATCGCAATACTGACGAGGTGAGTCAATGGGTTGATAGAATTTGCCAATGGCCGATTAAACAGGTTATTCCTTGTCATTTTGCTAGTCCGATTCAAGCTGATATTCAAGAGTTTCAGCAGGCTTTTTCTTTCTTGTTAAAAGATTCTTATTTACCTAAAGATGACTTGGAATGTTTAGAAAGTATTGATAGTTTTTTAGTGCGCTGGCGATTGACTCCTCCTCCTGATAAAAAATTGTAA